The window AATTTATTGTTGTCACTTTTATTCATTCCTATTGTGTTTATGATTGGCCGTCATATTCCGGCCGTTTTGGAAGAAGCTCCTTTAGTGTACGGTGTAAAAGCCAATTCTCCTGCCGAAAAAGCAGGACTTAAAAAAGGTGATAAAATTCTTTTGGCCAATAAAGAAGAAATGCACACCTGGGGTGATTTATTAAACTTTATTATTATTCACCCCGATGATGCAGTTACTCTTACTTACGAACGCAACAATCAAAAAAATGAAGTTATACTTAATTTGGTGAATGCGCCCGATACTAAACAAAAAATGGGCTATGCCGGTATTGAACCCCAGTATTTTGTGGGTAACGAACCTATTGTGGGCAGTGTGAGTGCAAATGGGCCTGCAGGCAAAGCAGGAATTAAAGATAAAGACGAAATTGTGTCGCTTAATGGCAAACCAGTGGAAACTTGGGAAGCTTTGGTAGAAAGCATTCGTGCCAGCGATGGCAGTGCCTTAACGGTGGTGTATAAACGTGGCGATGTTACCGGAGAAACATCCATTGTTCCCGAATACAATACCGACATGAAGGCCTTTATGGTGGGTATTGGAAAATATCAGGATCCCAACATGTTTATTAAAAAACGTTATCCGTTTTTTCAGGCCATTCGAGAAGGTTTTAAAGAATTTTCCAAACTTATGGGTCTTACTTTTGATGTGTTGGGCCGTCTTTTTACCTTTCAGCTCTCATACAAATCCCTTGGTGGTCCGTTGCAAATTGCGCAAGCTACTGGCGAAGCCGCTAAAACCGGTTTTTCGGAATTTTTATATTTTATGGCGTTTTTAAGCATGCAGCTAGGCGTGATGAATCTTTTACCCATTCCTGTTTTGGATGGAGGGCATGTGTTGTTTATGGGAATTGAAGGACTGCGTGGACGTCCGTTGTCGCTTAAGGTGCGTAACTTTTTTACATCGATGGGGCTGGTGCTGTTGTTAAGCCTTATGGTTCTTATTACATTTAACGATATCGATCGCATTTGGAGCTTTTCTAACATGATTGCTAAAATTAAAGGGCTTTTTTAGGAAGTGAAGGGTGAAGAGTGAAGGGTGAAGGGTTATTTCCGTTATTAGTAGTTGAGTCGTCATCCAAGATACTCAGTGCGGCTCTTTTTAAGAGTGCTGAAGATTACGATCAAATCATTTCCTTACCGGATGATGTAGCGCATTCTCAAAAATTATTGCCGCTTATCGACTCACTTCTTCGCAAACATGCGCTCACTCATCAAAACATTGAGTCGGTGGGTTTAACATATGGCCCTGGTGCGTACACAAGTTTGCGTGTGGGGGCGGCAACGTTATTAGGTTTGGCTAAAATGCGGCAGCTACCGGTTTATGCCGCTTCTAGTTTAGCCTCTTTATGTAAAGGTATAGAGCAAAACCAAGCTACGCTTATTCCCGTTTATTTGGCTGGTAGAGGCCGTTACTATGCGGGTGTATATCAGAAAACCGGAAACAAAATTATATCGCTAGTAGATGACCAGGTTTATAACCAGAATGATTTATTGGAACTTCTTGATTCTCAGTCCAAAGAGGCTTTTTTAATTGGTCCTGGAGTGAACGGATTAAATGAGGCTAAGGTCTCCCTGCATCATGCCACAGTCGATGTGATGCCGCAGGCTTTATATGTAGCTAAAATGATTCTTGATTCCGGTATAAAACCCACCACTATTCATGAGTTTAAACTCCAGTATCTTCAGCCCCCAGATTTTGGCTAAGCCCTCCCTTGACACACCCCTCTAAAAGGGCTAAACCCCTGTAAACACAGTTTTTTCTTGGCCGTGTGGTTAAACGGCCTTTATTTTTTTGAAAGGGAATATGAAGCATACGATATCAGTTTTAGTTGAAAACGAATTTGGCGTGTTAACCCGTGTTGCGGGTTTATTTTCGGGCCGTGGTTTTAACATTCAAAGCTTAACGGTAGCCGAAACACTTGATCCGGCGTTATCGCGCATGACACTTGTGACTACCGGTGACGATGCGATGCTGGAACAAATTACCAAACAGCTCAATAAACTGGTGAACATCATTAAGGTAACCGATCTTGTAGCCGAAAAAGCTATTTGCCGGATGTATGCCCTCCTTAAAGTGAATATTAGCGTTAAAACACGCACTGATGTTCTAAAAACCGTTGAGATGATTGGTGGCGAAATTTTGGATGTAGATGCAAAGAGCGCTACTGTTGAAGTGCGTGGTGATGAACCTAAAATCCAATCGGCTTTAAATTTACTCAAACCTTTTGGCATTATTGAATTTGTTCAGTCGGGTGCAATAGCCATGGAGCGCTCCAAGTGAGAGTACAAAATCATCATCGCATAGCGCCCGAAGGCTATCCGTTCATCACCATAGCCATTGGTTTAATGCTGGCTGGATACTTTATACATCCGCTTACCGAAATTATTTTGGTACCGCTTTTTATTTGGGTGGTGAGCTTTTTTAGAAATCCGGCGCGTGAGGTGCCTCAGGATCCAAACGCCATTATTTGCCCTGCCGATGGCACGGTTATTTTTATTGGTGAAGTGGACGAACACCGTTTTTTAAAACGTAAGGTAAAAAAGGTGAGTATTTTTATGTCACCTTTTAACGTGCATGTAAACCGTGTGCCCGTTGACGGTACAATTACGCAAGTGAGTTACAATAAAGGGAAATATTTTGCTGCGTACGCTGAAAAAGCATCACTTGATAACGAACAAAATGCACTTGTTGTTAAAAGTGTAAAAGGCTTTGAAGTTTTATTCATTCAGATTGCCGGATTTTTAGCGCGCCGTATTGTAAGCTATGCGCAAGTAGGTGATTCTTACAAGAAGGGCGATATTTTTGGACTCATTCGTTTTGGATCGCGCATGGATGTGTATATGCCTGTAGAAGCCGATATCCAAATTAAAATGGATCAAAAGGTTAAAGCCGGAGAAACAATTTTAGCACAGCTATAACAAAAACATGAAACATGAAGGATTAAAAAAAGGAATTTATCTTTTGCCAAATTTATTTACCACGGCCAATTTGTTCTGTGGTTATTTTGCCATTGTGCGTTCTATTCATGGTGATTTTTTAAGCGCGGCATGGATGATTATTTTGGCCGGTTTTTTTGATTTTATGGATGGCCGTGTTGCGCGCATGACCAATGCGCAGAGCGAATTTGGCTTGGAATATGATTCGCTGGTAGATTTAACTACTTTTGGTGTGGCCACGTCTTTGCTTATGTACAACTGGACGCTGAAAGATTACGGCAAGTTGGGATGGGCTGCCGCTTTTATTCATACTGCTTGTTGTGCTTTGCGCTTGGCGCGTTTTAACACGCAGGCAGGGAGTGTAGAAAAGAAGGCATTTCAAGGCTTGCCAACTCCTGCATCTGCCGGCTTTTGTGTAAGCTATATTATTTTTAGCGATAGTCTGTTTGGTGGGGCAGCACGTCCTGGTATTGCGGCTCCACTCATGATGTTTTTTTTAGCGGTGCTGATGGTAAGTAATGTGCCTTATCGCAGTTTTAAAGTTCTTGATAAAAAGAAGAGAGTGAATTTTTTTCTGCTCTTTCTCATAGTTGCTTTTATTGTTGTGCTGGCATCGGCACCGCAGGTGATGTTTTTTATTTTTGGTATTTTTTATGTGAGTATGGGTCTTTTAGAAATGCTACTCCGTTCCCCGGAAAAAATAAGAAACTTTAAAGATTTTATGGTGAAATTTTTCCAGGCCGATCCCGATCAACTGATGATGGAAGATGATGAGACCGAAATTACAAACCGTACGGCGCTTAAAGCTGTGAACGGCGAAAAAGATTTGAAAGATTGATGTTATGAAGAAGAATTATATTAAAATTTTTGATACAACATTGCGCGATGGCGAGCAATCGCCCGGCTGCAGCATGAATTTGGAAGAAAAATTGCGCATGGCGCACCAATTGGCGCGTCTCAATGTAGATATTATTGAAGCGGGTTTCCCCATTGCCAGCCAGGGCGATTTTGAAGCTGTGGCCTGTTTAGCCAAAGAAGTAAAAGGACCAACTATTGCAGGATTGGCTCGGGCCAATAAAATGGATATCGAACGCTGTTTTGAAGCCATTAAACATGCCAAAAAACCGCGCATTCATACCTTTATTTCAAGCTCCGATATTCATTTAAAATATCAGCTTAAAAAAACACGCGAACAGGTTTTGGAAGATGCGGCTCAAGCTGTGCGTTTTGCTAAATCGTTTTGTGACGACGTAGAATTTTCGGCCATGGATGCAACCAGAAGTGATCGTGCTTATTTGGCGCAGATGTTTGAAATTGCGATAGCCGAAGGCGCTAAAACCGTGAATGTACCGGATACGGTGGGCTATACTATCCCATCCGAATATTTTGATCTCATCTCCTACTTGATGAAAAATGTAAAAGGGATCGATAAGGTAGACGTGAGTGTGCACTGCCATAACGATTTGGGTTTGGCCGTGGCCAACTCGCTGGCGGCTATTCAGGCGGGTGCCACACAGGTAGAATGTACGGTTAATGGCATTGGCGAACGCGCCGGGAATTGCAGCATGGAAGAAGTAGTGATGACTTTGTCTGTTCGCAACGATTTAATGAAATTTGAAACCGGGATCGATAAAAAGCAAATTTACCCATCCTCGCGTTTACTTTCTACCATCACTGGTATTTCGGTGCAGCCCAATAAGGCCATTGTAGGCGAAAATGCCTTTGCTCATGAGAGTGGGATTCATCAAGACGGAGTTTTAAAGCATCAAAATACGTACGAAATTATGACGCCCGAATCGGTGGGTATCCCGCGTAATAAACTGGTGTTGGGTAAACATTCGGGGCGCCATGCGTTCCGCGATCGTTTAAGCGGTCTTGGTTTTAGTTTAAGCGAAACCGAAATCGATAAGGCCTTTAAGTCTTTTAAAGATTTGGCTGATAAAAAGAAGAATGTGTACGATGAAGATATCATGGCCATTGTTGAAGGCGGCTTAGATGAAAAAACGCAAAAATATGAACTGGATTATGTTCATGTGGAAAGTGGCACCGCAATTAGCCCCAAATCGACGGTAAAAATGAAAGTGGACGGCGAAGCTAGAGAATCAACCCAAAGCGGCTCCGGCCCGGTGGATGCTACTTTTATGGCTATTCGTACCATTTCTAAATTTGAAGGCACGCTCGATAAATATGTGGTGAATGCCATTACCGGTGGCACCGATGCACAGGGTGAAGTGGTGGTGACTCTCACCGATAACGGAAAAACCGTGCGTGGTAATGGTGCGCATACCGATATTATTGTGGCCTCAGCGATGGCTTATATTCAGGCTTTAAATCGTCTTGAGTTTTATCAAGTGAAGTCGGTGACGTATACGTCTCCCTCTCTATAGTAGCTCATGATTTGTCATTCCTGCAAAAAAAATGCGGAAGTGCCATTGCCTGTAGGGCGCAAGGAAGAATGCCCGCATTGCCGGAATGATTTGCATGTTTGCTATAATTGCAAACATTATGATCGCAGTTCTTATAATGAGTGCCGCGAAACACAGGCGGATAGGGTATTAGAAAAAGACCGGTCCAATTTTTGTGATTTTTTCGCTATACCGGATCCAGCTTCTCTAAAACAAGGGGCGAGCGGATTAACAGAGGCCGAAATCGCAAAAAAGAAGCTGGAAGAATTATTTAAGAAGAGGTAACCCCCTCCCGTCCTCCCCCTTACTTTAAGTGGGAGGGGCGTAGAAAGTGAGTTACTTTTAAATATTATGAAAACATACAATATCGCCGTACTCCCTGGTGATGGGATTGGCCCTGAGGTAACGGCTGAGGCCGTTAAAGTTTTAAAAGTTATCGAAAAAACGAGTGATATCCGTTTTAATTTTGAAGAAGCCCCCGTGGGTGGTGCCGGATACGATGCTACCGGGCATCCTTTGCCGCAGAAAACGCTCGATTTAGCCAAGAATTCAGATTCCGTTTTGCTCGGCGCCGTGGGTGGCCCCAAATGGGAACCTCTCGATTATTCAGTTCGTCCCGAACGCGCATTGCTCGGTTTGCGTGCCGAACTTGGATTATTTGCCAATTTAAGACCCGCCGTTATTTTTGATGCGTTGGTGGATGCTTCCACCTTAAAACGCGAAGTGGTGGAAGGTATCGATATGATGGTGGTACGCGAACTGACCGGCGGTATCTATTTTGGAAAACCCCGTGGCGTAGAAAAACTGCCCAACGGTGAAGAAAAAGGGATTAATACCGAAGTGTACACCACGCACGAAGTTGAACGCATTGCGAAAGTGGCTTTTGAATTGGCCCGTAAACGTCGTGGTAAAGTGATGTCTGTCGATAAAGCGAATGTGCTCGAAGCTACCGAAATGTGGCGCAATGTGGTGACCCGTACTCATAAGGATTATCAGGACGTAGAGCTCTCGCACATGTATGTGGATAATTGTGCCATGCAGCTTATCCGTAACCCCAAGCAATTTGACGTGGTAGTCACCACTAATTTGTTTGGTGATATTTTGAGTGATGAAGCTTCCATGTTGACGGGCTCTATCGGCATGTTGCCTTCGGCCTCTCTGGGGCAGGGCACACGCGGGATGTACGAACCTGTGCACGGTTCGGCTCCTGATATTGCGGGTAAAGGATTGGCTAATCCCATTGCCACTATTTTATCGGCGGCGATGATGCTGACTTACTCGTTTAACCAGGGTGCCATTGCTAAAAAGATAGAAAAAGCCGTGGAAGATGTGTTGAACGAAGGTTACAGAACAGCCGACATTTATGTTGCAGGAACTAAAAAAGTAGGAACCCAGGAAATGGGTGAATTAATTGTTAAGAAACTACAGTAACCCACCTCTGTCTCCTCCCTTAATTTAAGGGAGGAGGACTATCTCAGCCCCTCCCACTTAAATTAAGGGGGAGGACGGGAGGGGGTTACTCTTTAATTTTATGCAGAAGAAAGAAAAATATAACATTGCGATAGCCGGTGCCACAGGCGCTGTGGGTGTAGAACTTTTAAAAGTGTTAGAAAAAAGAAAGTTTCCCGTTGGTGAACTAAAATTACTCGCCTCCAGCCGTTCGGTGGGTAAAAAAATGATGTTTCAGGGAAAAGCCTGGCCCGTTTTAGAATTAAAAGCCGACTCCTTTGAAGGGGTGGATATAGCTCTCTTTTCGGCCGGCGGCGATAGAAGCAAGGAATTTGCCGATGCGGCTGTTAAAGCTGGGGCTGTGGTGGTGGATAATTCCAGCGCTTTCCGTATGGACCCCGAAGTGCCTCTTGTGGTGCCCGAAATTAACCCGGAAGATATTAAAAAACACAAAGGCATTATTGCTAACCCCAATTGCACCACCATTATTGCGGGTATGGCTGTGTGGCCCATTCATAAATTGTCTCGCGTGAAACGTATGGTGGTGGCGACTTACCAGGCTGTGTCCGGTGCTGGTGCTAAAGCCATCGACGAGTTAGAAAACCAAACCAAAGAATATTTGGCTGGTGGTAAGATTACCAAAAATATTTTTAAGCATCCTATTGCCTTTAATCTTTTTTCGCACGATTCGGCCATTGGCCCCGAAGGCTATTCGCAGGAAGAAATGAAAGTGGTGAAGGAAACCCGCAAGATTTTTCATGATGATTCAATCCTAGTAAGCCCAACATCGGTACGTGTGCCTGTATTCCGTGCTCATGCCGAAGCGATCCACTTGGAACTGGAAAAGCCACTCTCTTTAGATGAAGTGAATGCCGCTTTATCCAAGATGCCCGGGGTTAAAGTTATTGATGACCGGGAGAAAAACTATTTTCCAATGCCTGTTGAAGTATCGGGTCAGGATGATGTATATGTAGGAAGAGTTCGCAGTGATTTGGGCCTTAAAAATGGCATCAATCTTTTTGTAGTTGGCGATCAAATTTTAAAAGGTGCGGCTTTAAATGCTGTGCAGATTGCCGAAAAACTGATTGAATATGCTTAATTCATAATGATGAGAAAAATATCCATTTTAGGGTTTTTCTTTTTTCTTTATTCTACATTGTTACATGCAGCGCCTCTTACCGAACGCTTGCCAGCAAGTGAAGGGGCTCCTTTAAGCGTTTTTAATACACAAATCTCAAAACTTATAGTTCCTCTTACCGGTGATTTTGCGAATCGCTATATTATAGGCTCATCTGGCAAACAAATTACTATTATTGATACCGAAACCTGGAGCGAAATTAGCGAACAGCCTGCTGAGTTTGATGAGAATATTGAAAGTATTACGCTTTTGGGGGATGGTAATACACTTTTAGTCACGTTAGGTGATGGTAATTTAGCACAGGTGCTTTTAGATGATATTGAAAACGAAAATGACGATGTGGAGGCTGCTTCCGATGATGATGCCGATACTATTACCGATCCACGCGTTATTGAAATATCAAGTCTTTTGCAAAGTTCTAATATTAGTAAAGTTGTTGCCGATGTCGATTCTGCCGATAGCGTGGTGTATTTTATCGATTCCAGTTCGGGCTTTTTGTATTCATACGATATTGATGAAGAGGAATTGTTATCATTTGAGCTCGTTTCCGATATTGATATTACCGATTCTTTCACCCCTAACGATTTAATATTTACCGATGGTAGTGGCGGTCAAAAAGTTTTTGTTGCTGCACAAGATGGCAAGGTGTTGGTTCTTGATGCTGGGGGCAGTACGGTAAGAATACTTGATGTACCAGTTACCGATGACGACGATGATACGGAGCCAGACTTAACAACTTTAGCGGCTACTCCCGATGGTGATTTTGTATACATACTTGATAATACTAACGATGCTATTTGGGTATTAGACACTTCATCCGAAGAATTTGTGGATCAACTGACTGGTGGAGAAACTGTTGATCCCATTCGTTTTGAAAGCGACGAAAATTCCACATTAAGCGATTTATGGGTAGCTGATGTTTTAAATCCTACTTCTACTTATCTTTTTATTTCTGGTGTTGATGGCATTTCGGTTGTGGATGCTTCTGTTCCCGATTCTATTTCAGGGGTTTTTCCCATTGTTGATATGGATGATGCTACGGCCGATGTTTTTGATCCTATATCTCTTGATAGTTTGCCTGGAGCTTTAGTTGCTTCAAGTGACACCGACGGTTATTTATATTCGTCTAACGGCGACGCCACTCTTTCGATTATTTCCGATAATCCATTTGTAACTATAGACGACGCTAGCCCTATTACGGTTACCGAAGCTGAACCTACATTTACTCTTACTTTTCAAACCGATGAAACGGGAACCTACGATGTAAAGGTTAATTCTGATATTACGTCAAGTTCGGGTACTGTGTTGCTTGAAGATCAAAGTGCTGATACAGCCGATAGCGATTTAACTACCTCAACAATTGATATTAGCCTTTTTGATCGTGCTGTTTTTGAAGAGGGTACAAATAGAGTGTTTATTTTTGTGACTGATGGTGATGGGAATGTTGGCCGAGATGCGGTGGATATTACGGTAGATCGTCCTCCCGGAGAAGTAACCATTACCGGTACCAGTTTTGGTAATCACAAGGTTTATGTAAGCTTTACCGCCCTTACCGATAACGATATTAGTGTTTATACTTTGTATGCCAAAGAAGCCGAGTCACAGACCGATCCTAGCTGCCCGGGTACTCTGGATTTTACCACAGCACCGGATGGTACCGGAACCGTAAGTGGTAGTTGCAGCGGCAGTTGTGAAGGCACAATTAGCGGGCTGACTAACAATGTGTATTATTGTGTGGCCATGGACGCTACCGATAACAGTTCGCAAACGGGAGTTCTTTCTACCTTTAGCGAAGCTGCCCGTCCCGAACTAACGGTTGGAGCAGCCGGGTTGTTGGGAGAAACAGGATGTTCTTTAAATGAAGGGAAACCCAAGGTTTCATATTCATTTTTTGCAATGCTTTTTGTTTGGATAACATTATTATTAACAAATAGAGCAAAAAAAATAGCGTTTATTGTTCTGTTTTTTCTTTTATCTTCTACAGTGAACGCTCAGGAAATTTCTAAAGATATCGAAATTGCAAAGCCCGAAAAAAAATATTTTAGTTTTGAGCTTAAAGGTGCGCTTACTTTTCCTAGCAATGAAGTGGTTAAAGATATTTATGGAAACTGCTGTAATTTTAGCGGCGAGGTAGAGTTTGGGTATTTGTATAAATCTAAACTCAATATTACTGTTGCTGCGGGTGCTGGCTATTTATCGGGTACGGCTGTAGGGGCTACCACCGGTACGCCATCTGGCGATTCGGCGGGACTGTTACTTATTCCTATCCGAAACAATATCATTTTTCGCTTCGATTTTATGAAAGATCAAATTGTAGTTCCCTATGTAGGAGTTGGTGGTGATTATGTGATTTTTAGAGAGAGTGTAGCCGGTGATTCTATTAAGGGAGTTAAAGTAGGTTTTCACGGTTTAGGCGGTGTTGCGGTGCTGCTCAACAAGTTTGAAGATATAGGCTCCGATTTACGCGATAGCGGCATTGACGACATGTATCTTACCTTTGAGGGGCGCTATAACAAAATTGATAGTTTTAAATCAACAGGTTTAGATCTTTCGGGTTTTGCCGTATACATTGGCTTTCTCATGACTTTCTAATGCGCATTCAAATTACCTTACAATATAAAGGAACAAACTACATTGGCTGGCAAACGCAAAATGTGGCGGTGAGTGTTCAGCAGGTTTTGGAAAAAACACTTGGTAAAATTTTAAATCAAAAAATCCATGTGGCAGGCAGTGGGCGCACCGATAGCGGGGTGCATGCTTTTTGGCAAACGGCCCATTTTGATTTGCCGGACGATTGTAAAATTCCCCTCCATAAAATTCACCATGGGCTTACGTCATTACTTCCGCCCGATATTGGCATTATTAGTCTTAAACAAGTAAATGAAAAATTTCATGCGCAGTTTGATGTAAAAAAGAAAACATATCGTTATTTAATTTTTAATTCGTGGATTCCCAGCCCTTTTTTAGACGACATGGCCTGGCGCATTCCATATGCGCTCGACGTGGCCAAAATGAAAAAGGCCGCTGCCATGCTCAAAGGTGAACATGATTTTAGTGCTTTTTGTGCGGCCGATAGCACAGCTAAAAGCAAGGTGAGGCGCATTTTTTCGGTAACAATTAAAACACAAAAAGATTTTTTATTTTTTCATTTTGAACGGATCAAAAAGCAAAAAATAGATTATTTAAAAAACAAACCCTGCCAATTGATTGTTATGGATGTGTGCGGAAAAGGATTTTTAAAACAAATGGTGCGCACCATTGCGGGGAGTTTAGTGGATGTCGGAAAAGGGAAAATGACTTTGATTGAATTTAAAGCCTTGCTTAAACACGGAGACCGCAAAAAAGCCGGCCGTACGGCACCTGCCAAGGGGTTGGGAGTGATGGGAGTTGGGTATAGATGAATATGGCGGCTATTTAAAAGTTTGACTTTTAATTGACCGGACTTATAAAATAGTGCAATATTATCAAGTATGTATAAAAGAGATATTACATAGTATATCGAAAAAAACAGTGGTAATTACCCAGTTTTAACGGTTGTGGGGCCTCGGCAGTCGGGCAAATCTACCTTGGTTCGTCACCTGTTTCCTGCTTATCAATACGTTTCTCTCGAAACTCCCGATGATCGTAGATTAGCCTTGGAAGACCCCCGTGGTTTTTTTAGCCGCTATTCAGGTTCTCTTATTATTGATGAAGTGCAACGTGTTCCCGATCTTTTATCGTATATCCAAACATTTGTGGATGAGCCGGGTTTTAAAGATCATTATGTGTTAACGGGTTCTCATCAGTTATTGCTCATGGAAAAAATCACGCAGTCGCTCGCCGGCCGCACTCTTATTGTAAAGCTTTTGCCTTTTTCCAGTCACGAAATTAGCGAAGGAAATGAAAGTAAAAAATCCATCGATGAGAGGATGTATGAAGGCGGTTATCCGCGTATTTTTGACAAACATCTTTCCCCTCAGCAATGGCTGGAAGGGTATTATCAAACCTATGTTGAAAGAGATGTACGAGAGCTGATTAAAATTGATCAGCTCACTTTGTTTGAGCGATTCATGTCTCTTTGTTCGGCCAGGGTTGGTCAATTGATTAATTACTCGTCGCTCGCAACCGATGTGGGTGTATCGGCTCCCACTGTTAAATCGTGGCTATCGATGATGGAAGCTGGTTTTATTTGTTTTTCACTTGCCCCCTACTATAAAAACCTCGGAAAACGAGTGGTGAAATCTCCAAAACTTTATTTTTATGACACTGGCCTGTTGTGTTATATGCTAAAAATTCGTACTCCGCAAGATTTGGTCAGTCACGCATTGCGCGGTTTTATTTATGAAAATTGGGTGATTGTGGAAGTGATGAAAAATTATTTTAACAGAGGATTTTCTTCCCCCATTTATTTTTGGCGCGATGTTCATGGCCATGAAGTAGATTTAATTATTGATAAGGGAGAAAACTTGTACCCGATTGAAATCAAGTCCTCTCAAACCATGCATTCCAGTTTTTTTAAGGATCTGGAATATTTTGACGGACTAAAAAATCAAAAAGTTACCGGAATAAAAGGGACTTGTATGTATGGTGGGCTCGATTCGTATGAATATAAAAGTTTTAAATTATGTTCGTGGAATGAATTCAAAAAGAAAATTCCAGATTTGGGAACAGAATTATAAAGCCGGCCGCACCGCCCCCGCCAAGTGGCTGGGGGTGGTGCGGGTTGGGTATTAATTATGTTAATTACTTTTACTTATTTTTCATTATCCATTTTTATACAGTTGGATTATCCGACGTAGGCTTGGCCGTCCATTCATCTACCCACTTATATTCATCTTTTTCAAAATCCTCAACGGGGGTACGATCCCA is drawn from bacterium and contains these coding sequences:
- the rseP gene encoding RIP metalloprotease RseP, which codes for MMTILSFIVALGILVLVHEWGHFIVARKSGIRVEQFSIGFGPKLFSITRGGCEYKISLLPLGGFVKLYGEDPVAEAEGDDAKAQAIANSPDAFSAKPLWARLATVFAGPTMNLLLSLLFIPIVFMIGRHIPAVLEEAPLVYGVKANSPAEKAGLKKGDKILLANKEEMHTWGDLLNFIIIHPDDAVTLTYERNNQKNEVILNLVNAPDTKQKMGYAGIEPQYFVGNEPIVGSVSANGPAGKAGIKDKDEIVSLNGKPVETWEALVESIRASDGSALTVVYKRGDVTGETSIVPEYNTDMKAFMVGIGKYQDPNMFIKKRYPFFQAIREGFKEFSKLMGLTFDVLGRLFTFQLSYKSLGGPLQIAQATGEAAKTGFSEFLYFMAFLSMQLGVMNLLPIPVLDGGHVLFMGIEGLRGRPLSLKVRNFFTSMGLVLLLSLMVLITFNDIDRIWSFSNMIAKIKGLF
- the tsaB gene encoding tRNA (adenosine(37)-N6)-threonylcarbamoyltransferase complex dimerization subunit type 1 TsaB, with the translated sequence MKGEGLFPLLVVESSSKILSAALFKSAEDYDQIISLPDDVAHSQKLLPLIDSLLRKHALTHQNIESVGLTYGPGAYTSLRVGAATLLGLAKMRQLPVYAASSLASLCKGIEQNQATLIPVYLAGRGRYYAGVYQKTGNKIISLVDDQVYNQNDLLELLDSQSKEAFLIGPGVNGLNEAKVSLHHATVDVMPQALYVAKMILDSGIKPTTIHEFKLQYLQPPDFG
- the ilvN gene encoding acetolactate synthase small subunit; amino-acid sequence: MKHTISVLVENEFGVLTRVAGLFSGRGFNIQSLTVAETLDPALSRMTLVTTGDDAMLEQITKQLNKLVNIIKVTDLVAEKAICRMYALLKVNISVKTRTDVLKTVEMIGGEILDVDAKSATVEVRGDEPKIQSALNLLKPFGIIEFVQSGAIAMERSK
- a CDS encoding phosphatidylserine decarboxylase family protein, whose protein sequence is MAPEGYPFITIAIGLMLAGYFIHPLTEIILVPLFIWVVSFFRNPAREVPQDPNAIICPADGTVIFIGEVDEHRFLKRKVKKVSIFMSPFNVHVNRVPVDGTITQVSYNKGKYFAAYAEKASLDNEQNALVVKSVKGFEVLFIQIAGFLARRIVSYAQVGDSYKKGDIFGLIRFGSRMDVYMPVEADIQIKMDQKVKAGETILAQL
- the pssA gene encoding CDP-diacylglycerol--serine O-phosphatidyltransferase, coding for MKHEGLKKGIYLLPNLFTTANLFCGYFAIVRSIHGDFLSAAWMIILAGFFDFMDGRVARMTNAQSEFGLEYDSLVDLTTFGVATSLLMYNWTLKDYGKLGWAAAFIHTACCALRLARFNTQAGSVEKKAFQGLPTPASAGFCVSYIIFSDSLFGGAARPGIAAPLMMFFLAVLMVSNVPYRSFKVLDKKKRVNFFLLFLIVAFIVVLASAPQVMFFIFGIFYVSMGLLEMLLRSPEKIRNFKDFMVKFFQADPDQLMMEDDETEITNRTALKAVNGEKDLKD
- a CDS encoding 2-isopropylmalate synthase, which gives rise to MKKNYIKIFDTTLRDGEQSPGCSMNLEEKLRMAHQLARLNVDIIEAGFPIASQGDFEAVACLAKEVKGPTIAGLARANKMDIERCFEAIKHAKKPRIHTFISSSDIHLKYQLKKTREQVLEDAAQAVRFAKSFCDDVEFSAMDATRSDRAYLAQMFEIAIAEGAKTVNVPDTVGYTIPSEYFDLISYLMKNVKGIDKVDVSVHCHNDLGLAVANSLAAIQAGATQVECTVNGIGERAGNCSMEEVVMTLSVRNDLMKFETGIDKKQIYPSSRLLSTITGISVQPNKAIVGENAFAHESGIHQDGVLKHQNTYEIMTPESVGIPRNKLVLGKHSGRHAFRDRLSGLGFSLSETEIDKAFKSFKDLADKKKNVYDEDIMAIVEGGLDEKTQKYELDYVHVESGTAISPKSTVKMKVDGEARESTQSGSGPVDATFMAIRTISKFEGTLDKYVVNAITGGTDAQGEVVVTLTDNGKTVRGNGAHTDIIVASAMAYIQALNRLEFYQVKSVTYTSPSL
- the leuB gene encoding 3-isopropylmalate dehydrogenase, which encodes MKTYNIAVLPGDGIGPEVTAEAVKVLKVIEKTSDIRFNFEEAPVGGAGYDATGHPLPQKTLDLAKNSDSVLLGAVGGPKWEPLDYSVRPERALLGLRAELGLFANLRPAVIFDALVDASTLKREVVEGIDMMVVRELTGGIYFGKPRGVEKLPNGEEKGINTEVYTTHEVERIAKVAFELARKRRGKVMSVDKANVLEATEMWRNVVTRTHKDYQDVELSHMYVDNCAMQLIRNPKQFDVVVTTNLFGDILSDEASMLTGSIGMLPSASLGQGTRGMYEPVHGSAPDIAGKGLANPIATILSAAMMLTYSFNQGAIAKKIEKAVEDVLNEGYRTADIYVAGTKKVGTQEMGELIVKKLQ
- a CDS encoding aspartate-semialdehyde dehydrogenase — protein: MQKKEKYNIAIAGATGAVGVELLKVLEKRKFPVGELKLLASSRSVGKKMMFQGKAWPVLELKADSFEGVDIALFSAGGDRSKEFADAAVKAGAVVVDNSSAFRMDPEVPLVVPEINPEDIKKHKGIIANPNCTTIIAGMAVWPIHKLSRVKRMVVATYQAVSGAGAKAIDELENQTKEYLAGGKITKNIFKHPIAFNLFSHDSAIGPEGYSQEEMKVVKETRKIFHDDSILVSPTSVRVPVFRAHAEAIHLELEKPLSLDEVNAALSKMPGVKVIDDREKNYFPMPVEVSGQDDVYVGRVRSDLGLKNGINLFVVGDQILKGAALNAVQIAEKLIEYA